The following are from one region of the Platichthys flesus chromosome 2, fPlaFle2.1, whole genome shotgun sequence genome:
- the cbfa2t2 gene encoding protein CBFA2T2: MPGSPVDAKTHSRSAPSSINSLTMPPLPSVNPSGPRPASFSTTALTNGNHHHSPPTLNAVPSPPQRYSNGPSSSSSSSLANQQLPATCGARQLSKLKRFLTTLQQFGNDISPEIGDSVRSLVLALVNSTVTIEEFHSRLQEATNFPLRPFVIPFLKANLPLLQRELLHCARAAKQTPAQYLSQHEHLLLSTTLASSPDSSELLMEPPDAAMKRHSPSRAKENGFHERPPVAMEPAAKRICTISPAPRHSPAHPMPLNSQLHPTPPPLQHYALDDIAAPHILHREHSQRLLEIRELKDRPRLPGTNGGYREEPVDHRLTDREWADEWRHLDHVLNCIVDMVEKTRRSVSVLRRCQESDREELNYWRRRSSEQEDPRKGGSGSAPFSKTHSPHSAESDSQRDFAPRPGSAYVTDEIWRKAEEAVNEVKRQAMDEVQKAVAEAEQKAFEMIASERAKMDKTLADAKKKAQEDAVSVINEQEDSSECCWNCGRKASETCSGCNAARYCGSFCQHKDWERHHVICSPGLQAQPKSVSAITASRVAAAASAAAAAARGSPAGLAGVKASDSAPSASSPGGEKTSVLSRSSTPSTPASGAEANGH; the protein is encoded by the exons ATGCCCGGTTCTCCTGTGGATGCTAAGACTCATTCCAGATCAGCCCCAAGCAGCATCAACAGCCTCACGATGCCCCCCCTGCCCTCTGTCAACCCCAGCGGCCCTCGACCGGCCTCTTTTTCCACCACAGCAT TGACCAACGGGAATCATCATCATTCCCCACCGACCTTGAACGCAGTGCCCTCTCCGCCGCAGCGCTACAGCAACGggccgtcctcctcctcgtcctcgtcgcTAGCCAACCAGCAGCTGCCCGCCACCTGTGGGGCTCGCCAGCTGAGCAAGCTGAAGCGTTTCCTGACCACGCTGCAGCAGTTTGGCAACGACATCTCCCCCGAGATCGGAGACAGCGTCCGGAGCCTAGTGCTGGCCCTGGTG AATTCCACAGTTACCATTGAAGAGTTTCACTCACGACTCCAGGAGGCCACCAACTTCCCCCTACGGCCTTTCGTTATTCCTTTCCTCAAG GCAAACCTAcccctgctgcagagagagctGCTCCACTGCGCACGGGCCGCCAAGCAAACCCCAGCCCAGTACCTGTCCCAGCACGAGCACCTCCTGCTCAGCACCACCCTCGCCTCCTCTCCGGACTCCTCCGAGCTGCTGATGGAGCCTCCTGATGCTGCCATGAAGAGACACAGCCCCAGCAG GGCGAAAGAGAACGGTTTCCACGAACGTCCACCCGTAGCCATGGAGCCGGCGGCGAAACGGATTTGCACCATCAGCCCCGCTCCCCGACACAGCCCCGCCCACCCGATGCCCCTCAACTCCCAGCTCCACCCGACCCCTCCGCCCCTGCAGCACTACGCCCTGGACGACATCGCCGCGCCGCACATCCTCCACCGCGAGCACAGCCAGCGCCTGCTGGAGATCCGAGAGCTCAAAGACAGACCCCGACTCCCTG GAACCAACGGGGGTTACCGTGAAGAGCCGGTGGaccacagactgacagacagagagtgggcTGATGAATGGAGGCATCTGGACCAT GTGTTGAACTGCATTGTGGACATGGTGGAGAAGACACGGAGGTCAGTGAGCGTGCTCAGACGGTGCCAGGAGTCAGATCGCGAGGAGCTCAACTACTGGAGGCGACGCTCAAGCGAGCAGGAGGACCCACGCAAAGGAGGCTCGGGCTCCGCTCCCTTCTCCAAGACACACAGCCCCCACTCTGCAGAGTCAG ACTCCCAGCGTGACTTCGCACCACGGCCAGGCTCAGCATACGTTACAGATGAGATCTGGAGGAAAGCCG AAGAGGCGGTGAACGAGGTGAAGCGTCAGGCCATGGACGAGGTCCAGAAAGCCGTCGCCGAGGCCGAGCAGAAAGCTTTCGAGATGATCGCGTCAGAAAGGGCGAAGATGGATAAGACTCTGGCGGATGCGAAGAAGAAGGCTCAAGAGGACGCCGTCAGTGTCATCAACGAACAGGAGGACTCCAGTGAG TGCTGCTGGAACTGCGGACGCAAGGCGAGCGAGACGTGCAGCGGCTGCAACGCGGCTCGCTACTGCGGCTCCTTCTGCCAGCACAAAGACTGGGAGAGGCACCACGTCATCTGCAGCCCGGGACTTCAGGCTCAGCCCAAATCCGTTTCCGCCATCACAGCGAGCCGGGTGGCCGCGgcagcctcagcagcagcggcggcagccAGGGGGTCCCCCGCTGGCCTGGCCGGGGTCAAGGCCTCCGACAGCGCCCCATCGGCCTCCAGTCCCGGTGGCGAGAAGACCTCGGTCCTTTCTCgctcctccaccccctccacccccgcCTCAGGCGCCGAGGCAAACGGACATTAG